The genomic segment GTCCAGTTCACGAGCGGAGTCGCGCAAGCTCAAACCGCCCCAGAACATGATGGCGCCCACCAAGTACAGCCAAAACGCAAAGTCCTGCCGCTCCCGGGCCTGCGTGGCCCGGCGGCAGCGCATGTCCACCCATATGGCGACGCAGCAAGTGGCAATGCCGAACAGCAGCGACACATCGCGGGATAACTCCCAGTCGAAGCCCTCGCGCTGCATCAGCCCGTTGGCCATGTCCATGCTCATGTACCAGATCGTGATGGCAATCGGCATCACCATGAACGGCAGGCGGTAGCGCCACAGCATGACCACACCCATGGCCAGCGTGGCGAGCTCCAGCGTCATCCAGCGCCAACTGATCACCGTGTGATAGTCGCGGTAGAAGAAGCCGTCACCGGGCGGCCACAGACCCAGAAGACGCTGCACGCACCACACGGCCAGAGGCACCAGGCACACCGCCAGCGCAGCCAATATGCCCGCCGGCACGGGCAGGCTGCGCGCACGGAAATGGTCCGCCACCATCAGGCAGCCCAACGCATAGACCACACTGATGACCAGCAGGCCGGCGGCGCCGAAACGCTCCCAGCCGCGCGTCATGAACAGCGTCAGCGCGCCTATGGCCAGCAGGCCGCCAAAGTAATACAGCACATTCACAAAGCCAAACGTCGGCCCGCCGGGCCGGCCCGCAGGCACGCCCGGTGCCATGGCCGGGGCCGACGACCAGCGCTGCCACAGGCTTTGCGCCTGCGCCTGGGTGATCACCCCGTCATCGGCGGCGGCGAGCACATCGCTGCGCTCCAGAACGATGCGGTCGGAAACATTCGTCTGCATGGCCGTTCTCATTTGGCAAAGGATGCGGCCATCATAGTGTGCTTGCCCCGGCCTAAAATCGGCCCCATGAGCGCCCACATCCCCTCCGCATCCCCGGCCCACACCCCCGCCCTCCCCAAAGCCAGCAACTTCCTGCGCCAGCTCATCGAATCCGACCTGGCAAAAGGCACCTACGCCAGCCGCCGCTGGGCCGGCAGCCCCGGCGACGCCGCCCACCACGCCCAGGGCGGCCCCGACCCCGCCAAAATACGCACCCGCTTCCCGCCCGAGCCGAATGGCTACCTGCACATCGGCCACGCCAAAAGCATCTGCCTGAACTTCGGCTTGGCGCGCGACTACGGCGGTGTGTGCCACCTGCGCTTTGACGACACCAATCCGGAAAAAGAAAACCCCGAATACGTCGACAGCATCATCGACGCGGTGCAATGGCTCGGCTTTGACTGGCGCCAGGGCGGCAACGGCCAGCCCTACCAGGCCAGCGACTACTTCGACTTCATGTACCGCGCCGCCGAGCACCTGGTCGAAACCGGCCACGCCTACGTGGACGAACAAACGGTGGAACAAATCCGCATCCACCGTGGCGACTTCAGCAAGCCCGGCGTGGACAGCCCCTTTCGCAACCGCAGCCCGGCAGAAAACCTGGCCCGCTTGCGCGAAATGCGTGCCGGCCAGCACGAAGACGGATCGATGGTGCTGCGCGCCAGGATCGACATGGCCCACCCCAACATCAACATGCGCGATCCGACCATCTACCGCATCCGCCGCACCACCCACCACCGCACGGGCGACACCTGGTGCATCTACCCCCTGTACACCTACGCGCACCCGATCGAGGACGCGCTGGAGCAAATCACCCACAGCCTGTGCACGCTCGAATTTGAAGACCAGCGCCCCTTCTACGACTGGCTGCTGGAGCGCTTGATCGAAACCACCCGGCTCCCCGACGGGCGGGTCGTGGGCGGCCTGCTGGCCAGCCCGCCCCCGCGCCAGTACGAATTTGCGCGCCTGAACCTGACCTACGTGGTCACCAGCAAGCGCAAACTGGCCCAACTGGTGTACGACCACAAGGTCGACGGCTGGGACGACCCCCGCATGCCCACCCTCGCGGGCCTGCGCCGCCGTGGCTACACCCCCGCCGCGCTGCAACTGTTTGCCGAACGCATAGGCGTGACCAAAAGCGACAGTTGGATCGACTACAGCACCCTGGAAGGCTGCCTGCGCGAAGACCTGGAGCCCAAAGCCCACCGTGGCATGGCCGTGCTCAATCCCGTCAAGCTGGTGCTGACCAACTGGGATGCGGTCATGGGCGCCGGCCATTTGGAGCCCGGCACCCTGCCCGCGCTACCCCACCCGATCGAAGGCCAGGCCAGCCCCCTGCGCCACTTTTGCATCGGCCAGCAACTGTGGATCGAGCGCGAAGACTTCGAAGAACATCCCCCCAAGGGCTACAAGCGCCTATATCCACCCCGGCCCGGCGCCGACGGTCAAATGCTGCCCGGCAGCACCGTGCGCCTGAAGGGCGGCTACGTCATCGAATGCACCGGCTGCACCAAGGACGCCACCGGCACCATCGTCCAAGTGCAGGCCACCGTGGTGCCCGACACCAAGAGCGGCACCCCCGGCGCCAACAGCGTCAAGGTCAAAGCCGCCATCACCTGGGTCGGCGTGGCCGACGGCGTGCGCGCCGAGGTGCGCATGTACGACCGCCTGTTCCTGGACGCGCACCCTGACGCCGGCAGCAAAGACTTCATCGAAAGCCTGAACCCCGACAGCCTGAAGGTAGTGAGCGCCATCGTCGAGCCCTCACTGGCCCATGCCAAGCCGGACGACAAGTTCCAATTCGAGCGCCATGGGTACTTTGTCGCAGACCGGGTCGATCATGTGCCAGGCCGGCCGGTATTCAATCTGGCGGTCGGATTGAAGGATTCCTGGGGGAAATCAAGTGATTACTGAGCTGCGCATGGAAAACTGGAAAAGCTACGCGCAATCTTCCCTGTATATCGATCCGTTGACCGTGTTGAGAGGCAGTGCTCACACGATATGCGGGCAAACTGCCCGAACGCGATATACGCCGGGTTTATGCGGAAACCGTGGGTAAATTCAACTCCGATGCGATGCTGTATTGCGAAGAAAATTGGCAACCAGCAGATGCGCCGCATACGGTCGATGCCCGTGGCATGTCGGATGGGACCTTGAGATTTTTGGCGATCTTGACTGCGCTTCTTACGCGCCCGGAAAAGAGCTTGTTGATCATCGAAGAAATCGACAATGGCCTGCATCCTTCACGCGCCAACATGCTCTTGGAGATGCTCCAGACCGTTGGCAAGCAGCGCAGCATCGACGTGCTGGCAACCACGCACAATCCGGCACTGCTCGACGCCATGGGCACCGAGATGATTGCATTCATCACCGTAGCGCATAGAGACAGCAAAACAGGCCACAGCGTCTTGACCTTGCTGGAAGACATGAAACGACTGCCAGCACTATTGGCACAAGGAACGACCGGGCACTTGTCAAGCCGGGGATTGATTGAACGATCGCTGCAGCGATCTCTTGATTTCGAAGGCCTGAGCGAGTTTGGCAATGCCTGAGAAAATCCTGATGGCCCGCACCTGGCCTGCATTGGCTGCCGGTGGCACCAGTATTGGCGATGCAACGATAAAACATGTTGCCGAGTACTACGCCAAGGCTGGATACGCCGTTGAAATAATGACAGGAGATCAGGGCTTGAAGGCTTACCAACCCATTGCACCCATCCCCCGGCCCCGCCGGCGGGGCGGTTGATCCCTGGCTGGTCCGGCCGCCCAATCGCCCAGTACCTATTTGGTACCGAAAATCCTGTCCCCGGCATCGCCCAGACCCGGCAGGATATAGCCATGCTCGTTGAGCTCGCGGTCGATGGCGGCGGTGAAGATGGATACATCGGGGTGGGCTTGTTGCAGTCTGGCGATGCCCTCGGGCACGGCCAGCAGGCAGACGAACTTGATCGAGCGGGGCTTGAGCTGCTTCAGGCGCGCCATGCAGGCAACGGCCGAGTTGCCGGTGGCCAGCATCGGGTCGACCACGATGGTGTCGCGCTCGTCGATCCCGGCGGGCATCTTGAAGTAGTACTCCACGGCTTGCAGCGTGGCCGGGTCGCGGTACAGGCCGATGTGGCCGACACGGGCGCCGGGCACCACGTTGAGCATGCCGTCGAGAAAGCCGTTGCCCGCACGCAGGATCGAAACCAGCACCAGTTTCTTGCCGTCGATCATCTGGCCGGTCATGGTCTCCAGCGGGGTTTCGATCTGCACCGGCGACAGCGGCATGTCGCGCGTGACCTCGTATGCCATCAACTGGCTCAGTTCGCCCAACAGGCGGCGAAAGCTGTTGCTGCTGGCATCTTTCCTGCGCATCAGCGTGAGCTTGTGCTGGACCAGAGGGTGGGTGATGACGGTGAGGTTGCTCATATCCGATAGGCCTTTGCCAGATGTTCCTGAGGGGAAAAGTATTGCCCGCTCCCCGCGCCGCGCACATCCCGGTGGCGCTTGGGTCGGATCGGGGCGGACAAAAAAGCAAAAAAAGTAAACTCGCGCCGTAGGTTAAATCAATCCCGTAAAGGACATTCCGTGGCAGGACACAGCAAATGGGCGAACATCCAACACCGCAAGGGACGGCAGGATGAAAAACGCGGCCGGATCTGGACCCGCATCATGCGCGAAATCACCGTGGCGGCCCGCGCCGGTGGCGGCGATTTGTCGGCCAACCCGCGCCTGCGCCTGGCGCTGGACAAGGCCCGGGCGGCCAACATGCCGGCCGAGCGCATCAAGTACAACATCGACAAGGCCACCGGCAATGCAGAGGGCCAGAGCTACGAAGAAATCCGCTACGAGGGCTACGGCATCGGCGGTGCGGCGATCATCGTCGACACCATGACCGACAACCGCCTGCGCACCGTGGCCGAGGTGCGCCACGCCTTTAGCAAACATGGCGCCAACATGGGCACGGAAGGCTCGGTGGTGTTCCAATTCAAGCATTGCGGCCAGTTGGTCTATGCTCCTGGCAGCAGCGAAGACCAGGTGATGGAGGTGGCGCTTCAGGCCGGCGCCGAAGATGTCATCATGGGCGAGGACGGCGCCATCGAGGTGTTGACCCTCCCCGCCGACTTTGAAGCCGTCAAGAACGCGCTACAGGCCGCCGGCCTCAGGCCCGAACTGGCCGAGGTCACCATGCGGGCCGAAAACACCATCGAACTACAAGGCGAGGACGCGGCCCGGATGCAAAAACTGCTCGACGCGCTGGAAGATCTCGACGACACCCAAGCGGTCTATCACAACGCTACGCTATGAAGACCAGTTCCCATCCCCAGTGCTCCGGTCGTCATCGATTCTTGCCCCTGCATGGAGTATCCCTGTTGCCCGGTGCGGCATGTGGGAGCCTGGCATGAAAGTTCTCGTACTCGGCGGCGGCGGCCGTGAACACGCCATCGCCTGGAAACTGAGCCAGTCGCCCAAAGTCTCCCGGGTGTATGTGGCGCCCGGCAATGGGGGCACGGCCCTGGGCCCGAAGCTGGAAAATGTGTCCATCCCGACTTTGCCTGAACTGCGCCAGTGGGCCCAGGCCGAGAAGATCGTGCTGACGGTGGTCGGCCCCGAGGCCCCTTTGGCCGCAGGCGTGGTCGACGAGTTCCGGGCCAACGGCCTGCGCATCTTTGGCCCCACCAAGGCCGCGGCACAGTTGGAAAGCTCCAAGGTCTTCGCCAAAGCCTTCATGCAGCGCCACGGCATTCCCACGGCCGACTACGACAGCTTCACCGACCCGGCCGCCGCCCACGCCTTCGTCGACCGCCTGGGGGCGCCCTGCGTCATCAAGGCCGACGGCCTGGCCGCAGGCAAGGGCGTGGTGGTGGCGCTGACGCTGCAACAGGCCCATGCCGGCATCGACAGCATGCTGCTGGACAACCGCTACGGCGTGACGCACAACGCAGGCGGCGCCCGTGTGCTGATCGAGCAGTTCCTCGAAGGCGAAGAGGCCAGCTTCATCGTGCTGTGCGATGGCAAGGACGTGCTGGCCCTGGCGACCAGCCAGGATCACAAGCGCCTCAAGGACGGCGACGAAGGCCCCAACACCGGCGGCATGGGCGCCTATTCGCCGGCGCCGGTGGTCACGGCCGACGTGCATGCCCGCGCCATGCGCGAGATCATCCTGCCCACCATCCGTGGCATGGAAAAAGATGGCATACCCTACAGCGGCTTCCTGTATGCGGGCCTGATGATCGACGCCAAGGGCCACCCCAAGACGCTGGAATTCAACTGCCGCATGGGCGACCCCGAGGCGCAACCGATCCTGATGCGGCTCAAGAGCGACCTGTTCGATCTGCTGCTCGCCGCGCTCGATGGCAAGCTCGACCAGATGCAACTGCAATGGGACCGCCGCACCGCCTTGGGCGTGGTGATGGCGGCCCAGGGCTACCCCGACAGCCCGCACCAGGGCGCTGCCATCACCGGCCTGCCCGCCGAGGCCGATGACGCGATGGTGTTCCATGCCGGCACGGCCTTGCAGGACGGCGTGCTGCGCGTCGCCGGCGGCCGCGCGCTGTGCGTGACCGCGCTGGCAGACAGCGCCCGGCAGGCGCAGCAGCGCGCCTATGACATGGTGCGCGGCATCCATTTCGATGGAGCGCAGTACCGCCGCGACATCGGCTTTCGGGTCGTCAGAAACTGATGGCAGGCGCTCCCCCGCATCCGGTGCTGCACCCGGCCGACAGCGTCGCCCGCGTGCGCGGCTACCTGCAGGGCCTGCAGGCGCGCATCACCGATGCGCTGCAAGCGCTGGAAACCGAGGGCGGCGCGCGCTTTCGGGCCGATGCCTGGAGCAAACCGCCCGGCGCGTCATTGTCAGGCGACGGCAACACCCTGATTTTGGAGGGCGGCCGCGTGTTCGAGCGCGCAGGCTGCGGCCTGAGCCATGTGCGCGGGCCGCATCTGCCGCCCTCGGCCAGCGCGCACCGGAGCGCGCTGGCGGGCGCACCGTTCGAGGCCATGGGCCTGTCGCTGGTGCTACACCCGCGCAACCCCTATGTGCCGACGGTGCACATGAATGTGCGCATGATCGCCGCCGCGCATCCGGGCCAGGCGCCGAGTTGCTGGTTTGGCGGCGGCATGGACCTGACGCCCTGCTACGGCTTCGAGGAAGACGTGGTGCACTTTCACCGCCATTGCCGTGCTGCGCTGGCACCGTTTGGCGCGGACAAATACCCGCGCTTCAAGCAGTGGTGCGATGAGTACTTCTACCTCAAGCACCGCAACGAGCAACGCGGCGCAGGCGGCGTGTTCTACGATGACCTGGCAGAACCGGACTTTGAGCAAAGCCTGGCGCTGACGCAATCGGTGGGCGAAGCCTTCGTGCCGGCCTACCTGCCCATCGTGCAAAAGCGCCAGGCCACGCCCTATGGCGAGCGCGAGCGCGACTTCCAGTCGTATCGCCGTGGCCGCTATGTCGAGTTCAACCTGGTGTGGGACCGGGGCACGCATTTCGGGCTGCAATCGGGCGGGCGCACCGAATCCATCCTGCTATCGATGCCGCCGCTGGCAGCGTGGTCGTACCAGCGCCGGGACGCCACCGGCTCGGCCGAAGCGGCGCTCACGCAACGATTTCTGGTGCGCCGGGACTGGCTCGCAGACATCCCTGAATGACGGCCTTATGCCATTTTCAAATCGTTCGTGAACGCGAAGCCGACAAAGTGCACGGATGATTTAGGAATGGACTGAAACAGCGCAGTTTCAGCAACCGTTTCAGCCGCCACCCGGCGCGCCACGGCAACGCGAAATCCGGCTTTCCTGTCAGTTGCTCGACAGATGCCAGGCGCCAGAAACGAGGGGCCAGGCAGCGCTCGCTGCCAGTCACGCCAGTCACAAAGGTGACCGGCAATCGCGCACACAGTCGTTCTAATGCCGTGAACAGGTGTGCCAAATTGCTAAAACTGTTCACTCCACCGTGTAACCGGGATGCCATTTGGCTGAGCAGGCATACGGCATCGGCGCCGGTGCATCCCCATGAAACGGGGTGCCCCCAGTGTGGCGCAGCGATCCCATACCGCCGCAGTCGGCCAGCCAGCCATCACCGCCCGCACGCAGTGATGCAAAGCACTGGCACCCCTGTCCACCAGGGGGCAAGCGGGGCCACAGCGCAATCCGCAAACCCATGCATGCCAACCACTCAAGAGAGTTGAATCACCATGTCCACTCCCATCCAACTGGATTTCGCCGGCTGCAGCATCACCCGCAGAGACATCGGACTCGATGAGAGAACCACCGTCGTCACCATCAAATTCAACCAGGTGGTCAGGGGCTTCGATACGAGCGATGTGGTCTTGATCCCCGGCAATGGCGCCGATGCAACTTCGGTGACCGCAGTGACCCCCGATGCCGATGGCGGGAGCGACACTTGGCAGGTCACGCTAACGGCCAAGGTGGCTGGCGCCACCTCAAGAAATGACAACCGCATCACCGTGAACCTTGCCGGCGTCCGTGATGCCGAGGGCAACGCTGGCAGCGGCACATCGACGATCCCCAGTGAGCAAGTCCAATACAACGTCGACCTCGCCAGGCCCAGCGTCACTCAATTCGGGCTGAACGACGCCAACCTGACAACGAATGAATTAGCCCAAAGCCCCCGACTCACCATCAAATTCACCGATGTGATCACCGGCCTCGATGCAACGAACTTTGTCTTGAGCAACGGCTTTACTCTGACCAATCTGAGCGTCAATCTCGCCGTCGACTTCACCGGCAAGACCTGGACCGCCACACTGGTCCCCCCGAGTTCCGTCAGCACCACCGCAGTCACCCAGGCCAGCATCGCCTTGAATGTCAACAACCGGGGCATCAAGGACGCGGCAGGCAACGAAATAAAGCAGGGCTCCGACCAATCCTTCAACTTCACCATCGACCCGGTACCGCCTCGGCTGATATCGATTGCCATCTCGGACCAAAACCTCAAGTCCGGCGACACAGCCACCGTCACCTTCACCTTCGACGAAGCGGTGCAGGGCTTTGGCAGTGACAAGGTGACCACGCCCTACGGCACCCTGTCGGCCCTGACATCCTCGGCAGACGGCACAGTCTGGAGCGGCACGCTGACCCCGGCAGACAACACCCTGGCGACGGGAGCCAACTCCATCACCGTGGACATCAACGGCGTGAGGGACATTGCCGGCAACCAGGCCGTAGGGCCGATCCCCGCCAGCCCAACCTACACCGTGGACACCCAGCGGCCCGCGCTGATCCCCGGCGGCATCACGATCACAGACCCCAATGGCGACGGCGTACTGGCCGCCGGAGAAACTGCCACTGTCACCTTCACCTTCACCGAAGCGGTGACCAATGTCGCCGCCGCCGTGCGCCCGACCGCCGGTGGCACGCTGGGGGCACTGAGCACCCGCGACGGCGGCAAGACCTGGAGCGCCACATTCACGCCCACGCCCCGGCTCGATCGCGGCACCTACAACATCGAGCTGGATATCAGTCAAGTAAAGGATGCTGCGGACAACTTCGGCGCAGCAGGCACGTCCGCGCGCTCCGACAACTTTGTGGTGGACACCCTGGCACCGAGGCTGATCACCGAAGGCGCTACCGCCCCCAAACTCAACGACGACGGCTCCAGGCTGGTGCTCACCTATACCGATGCGGACAACCTGAAGAGTGCCAACTTTCAGGGTGACGCAGGCTTTACGGTGCTCGTCGATGGAGCATCCCGGCAGATCAGTGGTGTCCTCGTGGACGCCACGGCCAAGACCGTCACGCTGACGCTGAACTCCCCCGTAAGCAACGATCAGTCGGTGGTGAGCGTCTCCTACCGCAAACCTGCCGGCAACAACCCCACGACCATACAAGACGCAGCCGGCAACGACGTAGCCGACTTCGCGAACCAGTCCGTGACCAACCCGGACCGCACACCCCCCGAGCTGATCACCACCGGCACTTCCGCCCCCAAGGTCAACGGCACCCAACTGGTGCTCAGCTACACCGAAGCCAATAGCCTGGACCCTGCCGCCCTGACGGGCAATGCCGGCTTTACCGTGACCAGCGTCACCGGCACCCCCATCACCGTCAGCAGCGCCAGCGTCAATGCAGCAAACAAGACCGTCACGCTAACCCTCAGCCGTGCCGTGGAAAACCTGGAGCAGGTCAACGTCAGCTACACCAAGCCGACCACCGGCAATGTCGTGCAAGATGCCGCCGGCAACGACGCAGCCAACTTCACGGGCCAGGCCGTAAACAACGAGACCCCGGACACCACACCCCCGGCGCTGATCACCACCGGCACTTCCGCCCCCAAGGTCAACGGCACCCAACTGGTCCTCAGCTATACCGAAGCCAATGGCCTGGACCCTGCCACCCTGACGGGCAACGCCGGTTTTACCGTGACCAGCGCCAGCCCCGGCAGCACCCCCATCACTGTCAACAGCGCCAGCGTCAATGCAGCAAACAAGACCATCACGCTGACCCTCAGCCGTGCCGTGGAAAACCTCGAGCAAGTGAGTGTCAGCTACACCAAGCCCACCACCGGCAATGTCGTACAGGACGCCGCCGGTAACGACGCTGTTGACTTCGCTGGCCAAGCCGTGAACAACGAGACGCCAGACACGACATCACCGGCGCTGATCACCACCGGCACTTCCGCCCCCAAAGTCAACGGCACGCAATTGGTCCTCAGCTACACCGAAGCCAATAGCCTGGACCCTGCCGCCCTGACGGGCAACGCCGGTTTTACCGTGACCAGCGTTACCGGCACCCCCATCACCGTCAACAGCGCCAGCGTCAATGCGGCAAACAAAACCGTCACGTTGACGCTCAGCCGTGCCGTGGACAACCTCGAGCAGGTCAGCGTCAGCTACACCAAGCCGACCACCGGCAATGTCGTGCAAGATGCCGCCGGCAACGACGCGGCCAACTTCACGGACCAGTCCGTGAATACCGAGACGCCAGACACCACACCGCCAGCGCTGATCACCACCGGTACTTCCGCCCCCAAGGTCAACGGTACCCAACTGGTCCTCAGCTACACCGAAGCCAATAGCCTGGACCCCGCCGCCCTGACGGGCAACGCCGGTTTTACCGTGACCAGCGCCAGCCCCGGCAGTACCCCCATCACCGTCACCAGTGCCAGCGTCAATGCAGCAAACAAGACCGTCACGCTAACC from the Verminephrobacter eiseniae EF01-2 genome contains:
- a CDS encoding AAA family ATPase, with translation MLTRYAGKLPERDIRRVYAETVGKFNSDAMLYCEENWQPADAPHTVDARGMSDGTLRFLAILTALLTRPEKSLLIIEEIDNGLHPSRANMLLEMLQTVGKQRSIDVLATTHNPALLDAMGTEMIAFITVAHRDSKTGHSVLTLLEDMKRLPALLAQGTTGHLSSRGLIERSLQRSLDFEGLSEFGNA
- the purD gene encoding phosphoribosylamine--glycine ligase, translating into MKVLVLGGGGREHAIAWKLSQSPKVSRVYVAPGNGGTALGPKLENVSIPTLPELRQWAQAEKIVLTVVGPEAPLAAGVVDEFRANGLRIFGPTKAAAQLESSKVFAKAFMQRHGIPTADYDSFTDPAAAHAFVDRLGAPCVIKADGLAAGKGVVVALTLQQAHAGIDSMLLDNRYGVTHNAGGARVLIEQFLEGEEASFIVLCDGKDVLALATSQDHKRLKDGDEGPNTGGMGAYSPAPVVTADVHARAMREIILPTIRGMEKDGIPYSGFLYAGLMIDAKGHPKTLEFNCRMGDPEAQPILMRLKSDLFDLLLAALDGKLDQMQLQWDRRTALGVVMAAQGYPDSPHQGAAITGLPAEADDAMVFHAGTALQDGVLRVAGGRALCVTALADSARQAQQRAYDMVRGIHFDGAQYRRDIGFRVVRN
- a CDS encoding glutamine--tRNA ligase/YqeY domain fusion protein; the protein is MSAHIPSASPAHTPALPKASNFLRQLIESDLAKGTYASRRWAGSPGDAAHHAQGGPDPAKIRTRFPPEPNGYLHIGHAKSICLNFGLARDYGGVCHLRFDDTNPEKENPEYVDSIIDAVQWLGFDWRQGGNGQPYQASDYFDFMYRAAEHLVETGHAYVDEQTVEQIRIHRGDFSKPGVDSPFRNRSPAENLARLREMRAGQHEDGSMVLRARIDMAHPNINMRDPTIYRIRRTTHHRTGDTWCIYPLYTYAHPIEDALEQITHSLCTLEFEDQRPFYDWLLERLIETTRLPDGRVVGGLLASPPPRQYEFARLNLTYVVTSKRKLAQLVYDHKVDGWDDPRMPTLAGLRRRGYTPAALQLFAERIGVTKSDSWIDYSTLEGCLREDLEPKAHRGMAVLNPVKLVLTNWDAVMGAGHLEPGTLPALPHPIEGQASPLRHFCIGQQLWIEREDFEEHPPKGYKRLYPPRPGADGQMLPGSTVRLKGGYVIECTGCTKDATGTIVQVQATVVPDTKSGTPGANSVKVKAAITWVGVADGVRAEVRMYDRLFLDAHPDAGSKDFIESLNPDSLKVVSAIVEPSLAHAKPDDKFQFERHGYFVADRVDHVPGRPVFNLAVGLKDSWGKSSDY
- a CDS encoding YebC/PmpR family DNA-binding transcriptional regulator, which produces MAGHSKWANIQHRKGRQDEKRGRIWTRIMREITVAARAGGGDLSANPRLRLALDKARAANMPAERIKYNIDKATGNAEGQSYEEIRYEGYGIGGAAIIVDTMTDNRLRTVAEVRHAFSKHGANMGTEGSVVFQFKHCGQLVYAPGSSEDQVMEVALQAGAEDVIMGEDGAIEVLTLPADFEAVKNALQAAGLRPELAEVTMRAENTIELQGEDAARMQKLLDALEDLDDTQAVYHNATL
- the upp gene encoding uracil phosphoribosyltransferase yields the protein MSNLTVITHPLVQHKLTLMRRKDASSNSFRRLLGELSQLMAYEVTRDMPLSPVQIETPLETMTGQMIDGKKLVLVSILRAGNGFLDGMLNVVPGARVGHIGLYRDPATLQAVEYYFKMPAGIDERDTIVVDPMLATGNSAVACMARLKQLKPRSIKFVCLLAVPEGIARLQQAHPDVSIFTAAIDRELNEHGYILPGLGDAGDRIFGTK
- a CDS encoding DUF2157 domain-containing protein; the protein is MQTNVSDRIVLERSDVLAAADDGVITQAQAQSLWQRWSSAPAMAPGVPAGRPGGPTFGFVNVLYYFGGLLAIGALTLFMTRGWERFGAAGLLVISVVYALGCLMVADHFRARSLPVPAGILAALAVCLVPLAVWCVQRLLGLWPPGDGFFYRDYHTVISWRWMTLELATLAMGVVMLWRYRLPFMVMPIAITIWYMSMDMANGLMQREGFDWELSRDVSLLFGIATCCVAIWVDMRCRRATQARERQDFAFWLYLVGAIMFWGGLSLRDSARELDKFIYALINVALVLFGAAIGRRVFTILGGLGVAYYLGHLSYRVFKDSLLFPFVLTLLGLGVVCLGVWWQRHEGAINARLSRFVPQGLRR
- the hemF gene encoding oxygen-dependent coproporphyrinogen oxidase, whose protein sequence is MAGAPPHPVLHPADSVARVRGYLQGLQARITDALQALETEGGARFRADAWSKPPGASLSGDGNTLILEGGRVFERAGCGLSHVRGPHLPPSASAHRSALAGAPFEAMGLSLVLHPRNPYVPTVHMNVRMIAAAHPGQAPSCWFGGGMDLTPCYGFEEDVVHFHRHCRAALAPFGADKYPRFKQWCDEYFYLKHRNEQRGAGGVFYDDLAEPDFEQSLALTQSVGEAFVPAYLPIVQKRQATPYGERERDFQSYRRGRYVEFNLVWDRGTHFGLQSGGRTESILLSMPPLAAWSYQRRDATGSAEAALTQRFLVRRDWLADIPE